In the Azospirillum humicireducens genome, CACTGCGCGAACCGGCGAAGGCTATGTCCGCGCTCCGCCATGCGCGCGATGCCGCCGAGGGGGAGGAGGTTGCTCCCATCGAGCGGCTGATCGCGGCCCTGGAGGCGGGTGCGGGCGCCGACCTGTCGGCCGCCTATGTCCGCGCCCTGTTCGACCGCTATGCCGATCGCTTCGATCAGGATCTCGTCGGCAGGCTCGGCTATGCGGCGCCGGACCTGCTGCGGGCGGCGGTGGATCGCGCGGTGCCGGGGACGGCTGGCCTGCGGATTCTCGATCTCGGCTGCGGCACCGGTCTGGCGGGCGTCACCTTCAAGCCGCTGGCGGCGCATCTGGCCGGCGTCGACCTGTCGCCGCGCATGGTGGAGAAGGCGCGGCAGCGTGGTCTTTACGATGACCTCGGCGTCGGCGACGTGGTGGAGGTGATGGAGCGCTCCCCCGGCGGCTGGGACCTGCTGGTCGCCGCCGATGTGCTGGTCTATATCGGCGACCTCGCCCCGGTCTTCGCCGCTGCCGCCCTTGCCTTGTCCCGGGGAGGCCACTTCGCCGCCACGGTGGAGCGCCTGCCGGCCGAGTCGGCGCTGGAGTTCGCTCTCGGTGCCACCCGCCGCTATGCCCATGCCGAGGCTTATGTCCGCCGCAGCGCCGAGGAGGCCGGTTTCGCCGTGTGCCTGATGGAACCCTGCACGCCCCGACGGGAAAAGGGCCTGCCGGTTTCCGGACTGCTGTTCGTCCTTGAGCGTGTGGCGTCAAGCCAAACAGGGTGACGCGCATTTCCGGCCAAATCGGTTGAAATGGGCTCGGTTCAGATGGCCTGGACGTAGCGGCCGGCATCGGCGGGCAGGCGCCAGCGGGCATGGAGTTGGCCCTTGCCATCGAAGCTGCAGGCGATCCATCCCGGACCGTGCAGCAGGCGCCGGCCGCCGTCGACGAAGGGCGGCATCTCGAACCTGTGGGCGGGCAGAGGGTGATCCGGCCGGGTCGCCAGCGGCTCCGCCAGCCGGGCACGCCAGCCCGGCCGGGCTGCGGTCGAGGGAGAGGCGGTGAATCGCGGGACATAGAGCTGCCACATCTCCAGCCCGCCGCCCCGCAGCACCCCCCGGCCGCCAGCGCCCGAAACGCCGCGCGACGCCACGGTGATGCGGCATCCGCTCCGCCGGGAAAATTCGGCGAGGGTGCGCAGCATCCGTTGCCACTCGGCATGGCGGGCCGGCGCGTTCCAATGATCGCCCGCCCGCCGCACCAGCCGGCGTTGCAGCGGAGCCGGCAGCACTGCGCCCAGCCGGTCGAACGCGACGCTTCCGGGGGCCAACAGCGGCGCACCGCTGACCAGGATCAGGTGCCGACAGCCGGCGAAGCGGTCGAGCCAGTCCGGCAGCAGGCTCCAGTCCCGCTCCGACAGGATGCGGCGGGCATTGCGGTCGGTCCACAGGTCGAGCGCCAGCAACCCGGCCTCTCCCATGATGAAGCCCTGCGCCAGGGTTCCGCAGGCTGCTCCCCACAGGCAGTCTGGCGGCGAATCCGCGACGGAGCCGGTTTGAAACAGCAGGGTCTGCCGGCGAGTCGCCACCAGCAGCGGGCGCAGGCTGCGCGACGCTGAGTCGCCGTCCTCCCGGCCACCCCAGGCGCCTGCCAGCAGCCGGCCAAGGTCGGAGCCATCCCACATCATCACCGACGGGATCGAGGCGAGCACGGTTGCCGCCGCGGCACCGCTCCACCCGCGCAGCATCCTATCGAAGCCGGCTGTCAGCAGTTCCTCCGTCACGCCGGGCAGGGGCGGACCGAGCCGGCGGGAGGCGTCGCCCAGAAGGGAGGCCGCCTGCGGGGCGGCCGCCACCACGGCGTCGCCATCGACCTGTCCGCCGGCCTGGATCAAGAGGTGATAGCGGTCGGTGGAATGTCCGGCGAGAAGATCGGGCCAGAGCGCGGCGGACGGCAGCGGCGCCCCATCATCCGACGATTCGGTGCCACTTGTCGGCACATTGATTCCGCT is a window encoding:
- a CDS encoding tetratricopeptide repeat protein, with the protein product MSADPSFGGASPAPDLDQLFRFGYERLYAGDFTGAARGFRMAAAAGPASGEAWAALADACGGAGLVERTAVCYRRAVLLDPATWTWRLMLADALRQCGEIDAAHALYSVLASERSDSAAVRLGLAHCLSASGRHEEALEEFREALALRPNDRDAALALAEALTMTGDALAAVELLQPLGRRHQDDAAVHHALGRCWLALREPAKAMSALRHARDAAEGEEVAPIERLIAALEAGAGADLSAAYVRALFDRYADRFDQDLVGRLGYAAPDLLRAAVDRAVPGTAGLRILDLGCGTGLAGVTFKPLAAHLAGVDLSPRMVEKARQRGLYDDLGVGDVVEVMERSPGGWDLLVAADVLVYIGDLAPVFAAAALALSRGGHFAATVERLPAESALEFALGATRRYAHAEAYVRRSAEEAGFAVCLMEPCTPRREKGLPVSGLLFVLERVASSQTG